One segment of Rattus norvegicus strain BN/NHsdMcwi chromosome 16, GRCr8, whole genome shotgun sequence DNA contains the following:
- the Npy4r gene encoding neuropeptide Y receptor type 4 (The RefSeq protein has 1 substitution compared to this genomic sequence) produces the protein MNTSHLMASLSPAFLQGKNGTNSLDSLYNLSDGCQDSADLLAFIITTYSVETVLGVLGNLCLIFVTTRQKEKSNVTNLLIANLAFSDFLMCLICQPLTVTYTIMDYWIFGEVLCKMLTFIQCMSVTVSILSLVLVALERHQLIINPTGWKPSISQAYLGIVVIWFISCFLSLPFLANSILNDLFHYNHSKVVEFLEDKVVCFVSWSSDHHRLIYTTFLLLFQYCVPLAFILVCYMRIYQRLQRQRRAFHTHTCSSRVGQMKRINGMLMAMVTAFAVLWLPLHVFNTLEDWYQEAIPACHGNLIFLMCHLFAMASTCVNPFIYGFLNINFKKDIKALVLTCRCRPPQGEPEPLPLSTVHTDLSKGSMRMGSKSNVM, from the coding sequence ATGAATACCTCTCATCTCATGGCCTCCCTTTCTCCGGCATTCCTACAAGGTAAGAATGGGACCAACCCACTGGATTCCCTCTATAATCTCTCTGACGGCTGCCAGGATTCGGCAGATCTGTTGGCCTTCATCATCACCACCTACAGCGTTGAGACCGTCTTGGGGGTCCTAGGAAACCTCTGCTTGATATTTGTGACCACAAGGCAAAAGGAAAAGTCCAATGTGACCAACCTACTCATTGCCAACCTGGCCTTCTCTGACTTCCTCATGTGTCTCATCTGCCAGCCGCTCACGGTCACCTACACCATCATGGACTACTGGATCTTCGGCGAAGTCCTTTGCAAGATGTTAACGTTCATCCAGTGTATGTCGGTGACAGTCTCCATCCTCTCACTGGTCCTTGTGGCCCTGGAGAGGCACCAGCTCATTATCAACCCGACCGGCTGGAAACCCAGCATTTCCCAGGCCTACCTGGGGATTGTGGTCATCTGGTTCATTTCTTGTTTCCTCTCCTTGCCCTTCCTGGCCAATAGCATCCTGAACGACCTCTTCCACTACAACCACTCTAAGGTTGTGGAGTTTCTGGAAGACAAGGTCGTCTGCTTTGTGTCCTGGTCCTCGGATCACCACCGCCTCATCTACACCACCTTTCTGCTGCTCTTCCAATACTGCGTCCCTCTGGCCTTCATCCTGGTCTGCTACATGCGTATCTATCAGCgcctgcagaggcagaggcgtgCGTTCCACACGCACACTTGCAGCTCACGAGTGGGGCAGATGAAGCGGATCAATGGCATGCTCATGGCAATGGTGACTGCCTTTGCAGTTCTCTGGCTGCCCCTGCATGTGTTCAACACTCTGGAGGACTGGTACCAGGAAGCCATCCCTGCTTGCCATGGCAACCTCATCTTCTTGATGTGCCACCTGTTTGCCATGGCTTCCACCTGTGTCAACCCTTTCATCTATGGCTTTCTCAACATCAACTTCAAGAAGGACATCAAGGCTCTGGTTCTGACCTGCCGTTGCAGGCCACCTCAAGGGGAGCCTGAGCCTCTGCCCCTGTCCACTGTGCACACGGACCTCTCCAAGGGATCTATGAGGATGGGTAGCAAGTCTAACGTCATGTAG